The genomic region CCCAGCTGAGATATCTGATGATCTCAAAACTGTCGAAACAGAGACTGCATTAGTGTTTGGACGAGAAGGCACTGGGCTCACGAACGACGAGTTGACCAGCTTAGATGAGGTGTGTTCAATCCCAGCAAATGAATCATATCCTGTATTGAATCTTGGGCAGGCAGCAACTGTACTATTATATGAACTGCGATCACTGACACTCACAGACACACAGCTTCCTGATGTTGAGCGTGAGCGTGCTGATGAGTCTGATATTGATCGCTTTTATGAATTCTTTACGGATTTTCTTCACTCTGTTGAGGGGCGTGAACATAAACGAGAAAAGACAGCTCTAATGCTCCGTCGACTGATCGCCAGAGCACACCCAACTAATCGAGAGATCTCGACGTTACTTGGGCTGTTTCGGCGAGCAAATATCCTCCTGGGAGAGCAATCATATGGTGAGTCAAATCAGACGGATGAAATGGACGATACTACTGCTGTTGAATCAATTCCAGAGGAGAGTATCAATGCGATTATTGAATCAACATCATCAGGGTATGAGGAGACTGAGGCACAAACCAGTAGTGATGGTTCACTGTGTGACCAATCAGATTCAGCAGATCTCATGAATGCGGATGAAGACACAGAAATGACTGCAGGTGCAGACGTAGGCACAGATGCAGATGTAGAGACTAATACAAATAGTGATAATACCTGATCTGAGTCATACATTCACCCATTGTATCGCTAGCTGACCCCAAATTAAGCCAATAAGTATCTTACATTCGTTTTTGGATTGTCTCACGGAGGACATCACTCACAATCTCACCGTCGGCTTTGCCTCTAAGTGCACCCATTGCTTCGCCCATAAGTGCTGAGAATGCAGCCATCCCTTCTTCATCAACCTGCTCAGCATTTCGTTCAACAACGTCTATGACGGCTGAACGGACCTCTGATTCAGAGACGCCAGAAAGTCCGGCTGCTTCGACGGCGTCCGCTGCCGACCGGGTTGGATCCTCTGTGAGTTTTGTAATCACCGGTCCAACGCCCTCTTTTGCAAGTTCATCAGCTGAAACAAGTTGCATCACGGAGAGAAGATGGTCATCAGTTAGGGTCTCAACTGCAACCCCATCTCGACGAAGTTCAGTAAGTGTGGCTGTCAATAAACTAGCAGCGAAGGTCGGGTCAATACCCATATCAACGGCAGTCTCAAATAGTGGCATTCGACGTCCATATGCAATCTGCTCTGCGAGCCCTGGGTCAAGATTTAGTTTAGACTGATAGCGTTCAACGCGCTCGGTTAGAAGCTCTGGAGTCTCGATATCACCGATATCGAATGTTACTGGCGGCACATCAGTTTCTGGATACATACGTGCCGCTCCTGGTAGTGGTCGGAGGTATCGCGTGGTTCCATCATCATTTGCATCGCGTGTTTCTTCAGGAACACCAGATATGGCGTCTGCCGCCCGCTCAGCGACTGCCGCTGCTGCTTGTTCAGCCGTTTCAGGGTCTGCAGCAACTAATGCGACAGCATCATTCTCGCCGGCATCAACTGCATTATAAAGTGAATTAATTTCAGATTCGCTAATACCATATGCAGGAAGCTCATCCGTATGGAATATCCCACCAGCACCATAGCGACCAGCATGATCTGAGAGTTCTGTTCCGAGTCGCCGATCTGGTTGAAGCTCTCGTCCGACAAGTCTGTCAAATCCATATAGTGGTACCGCAGCAACCATTCCATCATCAGCAAGTGTGCTTGCAATTACGCCCGAATCAGTATCTGTAAACACTGTCGAAACATCCTGTATTTCACCAACATCTGCGTCACGACGGAGTAGTTCCGTTTGAATATCGACGAGTTCGACCTGTCGAGCGACTTCTTGACGGACAATCTCATCAATCTGATCAAGCGCTTGTACACCTTTAATTTCAACACGAGCTCCCTCAGCAATCGAGACATTCACATCTTGTCGAATCGTCCCAAGCCCACGCTTGACAGACCCCGTCGATCGGAGTAACATACCAATCTGCTCGGCAGCATCTTGTGCCTGCTCAGGGGTTGCAATATCGGGGCGTGTACCAATCTCAACGAGCGGAATACCAAGTCGGTCTAATGAGAAGGTCACAGCGCCATCGCGCTCTTCGATACGCTGAGCGGATTCTTCTTCGAGTAGGAGATCTTCAATCCCAACCGCCCCAGCATCGGTTTGGATTGTACCATCCTGTGCAATAAGCGTTGAGCGCTGAAATCCAGACGTATTTGACCCATCAATTACGAGTTTTCGCATGACATGTGCTTGATCAACCGGTTCCATCTCAAGGAGATCAGCAATCTGAAGCGCAACATTTTGAGCCTCTGTATCGAGTCGATGGGGTGGTTCTTCGTCTGCTTCGACAAGACATGTTGAATCGTATCCAAGGTACTCAAACTCGCGCTTGACTTGACTTTCCTCAAGTGCCGCCTTATCAAGTTCACCAAGTTCGCTTGTTGTTGGATGGAGATATCGAGTGAACGAATAGGTCGCTGCCTCAGGGTCACGACTCTGCGTTGGACACTCACAAAACAGCTTTGTCTCAGTATTGAGTTGTTGATGAATCTCTAATCCGGCAACTAGACCAAGATCAGCGTAATCATACTCAGTATCATCATCTGTCGTGGTTTTTTCAGAGTCCACATCACTGTTAGCTGAGGTGGCAGTCATTATGTTTCTATCCACGCTGGTGGAATAAAAAAGGTTCAATGGAGGAATACATTCAATAGAGAAGTGCACCGAGCTATCTCACGACGTAGTGTTTTTTAAACAGTTATCGTGTAAATTACCTATTCAACACACACGAAGTCCATCGCCAATTCCACGTCCCTCTTCACACTCAGGGCACACATAGTGCCAGCCGTCATCAGTTGCCTGACCTTCAGGAAACTGCGCTCCACATCGCCGACATTCTAACTTATCCCGTCCAGTCTCGCGTCCATACTGTAATGCAGGCATATCTGAGATGAATGAAACAGTCAATATTAATCCGTCGGTCTCCGGCTGTATAGTGTTATGTGAGCATATAACAACATACTGTGCGATCTCCAATTAACATATCCTGGAATATTTTCGCTTCTAATTTAAATTCATGAATCGCTTCGAGTCAAATGACTCCTGAAACTCTCGCTATTTTGATTACGTTATATTCCCGTGTAGTATCAGTTTGTATCTTTTCATGGACCAACAATCACTGTGCATCCGTCGTATCCTCAGTATCATCATTATCTGCTTGATCATCATTTTCACCAAGGATTCCACGGTGCGTCATCGTCTCCGGGTTAAGCACGGTATCGGCTTTTGTTGGTGAGAGATACCCTTGCTCAATAACAACGTCGCGAACGGTTGCATCCTCTTTCAGTGCCTTTTTCGCGACTTTACTTGCCTTATCATAGCCAATCGTTGGATTTAGTGCTGTAACAAGCGCCAGTGATTGATCAACCTGTGTTTCACAAACTGCTTCATTTGCATCAAGCTTGGCAATAAAACGCTCAGCGAACACGGTTGATGCGTTTGAGAGTAACATCGCTGACTGCAAGAAGTTGTGTGCAATAACAGGTTTATACAGGTTCAAATCGATTTGACCCTCAGCAGCGCCCGCAGCAACAGCAGCATCATTACCAACAACCTGTTTATGTGCCTGATTAACTGCTTCAGCGATAACAGGATTAATTTTCCCAGGCATAATTGAGCTCCCTGGCTGGTTTTCTGGCTGGTCGATTTCACCAAGTCCATTGCGCGGTCCCGACGCAAGCAACCGGAGATCATTGGCTATTTTATTCAATGAGCCCGCGACTGTCCGCAATGCACCATGCGCTTCACTCATTGCATCATGTGCTGCTTGCGCTTCGAAATGACTGTCTGCTGGTTGGAATGATATAGTTGTTTCAGTGCTGATATATTCAGTCGCTCGTGTCGGAAACTCAGGGTGAGTGTTTAGTCCCGTCCCAACAGCGGTCCCACCGAGTGCGAGTTCACTGAGATGGTCAGTGACCGTTTCAACTCGTGAGATTCCTTTTTTTATCTGCGTTTTGTATCCATCGAATTCCTGACCAAGACTGATTGGTGTTGCATCCTGTAGGTGTGTTCGACCAGTCTTAATCACATCATCAAATGCTTCAGCTTGTGAGGCAAGCTCTGATTCAAGTGTATCCAAGGCTGGAAGCAAATCTTTCGTGACTGCTTCATCTGCGGCAATATGCATCGCTGTTGGAATAACGTCATTTGATGATTGTCCGAAGTTGACATCATCATTTGGATGGACAGCACGTTCACCAATTGATTTATCAAGAATCTCAGCAGCACGGTTCGCAATAACCTCATTTGCGTTCATATTGGAGGAGGTCCCCGAACCGGTCTGAAAGATATCGACAGGAAACTGATCATCAAACTCTCCAGCGATGACCTCATCCGCTGCTGCAACAATCGCATCGGCGGTGTCAGCGTCAATCAAATCAAGGTCCCGGTTTGCTTGCGCTGCTGCTTTCTTTACGATTCCAAGTGCACGAATGAACCGTCGACCGAATGTAATCCCTGATAGCGGAAAATTCTCGATTGCCCGCTGTGTCTGTGCACCCCAGTAAGCGTCTGCTGGGACTTGTATCTCTCCAAGGCTATCTCGTTCGACTCGATAATCATCTGCCATCGGTCGCTTCGAGGGAAGCCGAATGCGTAAAACCCGTCGATATTCAGTCGTTCCTCAACACTATGTATAAAATATCTATTAGTTTCTTATCTGCTCACGGATATGTCGAATGAAATGAATACCATCATTATAATCGAATCATTCGGGTCACACCTACACTCAGATTCAAGCCCTGATAGTGATTAGTGCAAGTCTTTACCGCCGTGATTATGCGTGTCGGCGATGGAAGTCGCTGAACCCGCGTCATTCGACACCGTCAGTGAAACTATTCGAAGTAATCATTATGAGTCACTCACCCTGTTTTCTGTATAACTAACATGGGCAACGAATATTGGACGCAGGACTCATCAGCATCAACGCTATGCCAACACGAAACGTTGGCACAAGGTGAGTGTAAGAAACCACATTCGTTGCCCTTTCACCCCGGGCAGTGAGTACGAACCCGGAAGACACGGATTAGCGCACCCGTAGTACTTCACTCGACGGACGCCGTCTGATCATATTCATCTGGTGTGTATGTCTTCATCTCGAGTGCGTGGATTTCGGTCGTCATTGCATCACCAAGGGCGTCATAGACAAGCTCGTGTTGTTCAACAAGCGATTTATTTTCAAATGCAGGTGATACAATAACTGCCGCAAAGTGCGAGTCTTCATGATTTTCATCCGGGGTCCGCGGTAATGAGACGGTTGCCGTTGCGTCTGGAATCTCCGATTCAATCTGCGCCTCGACTTCAGCTGAATCCATATCTGTATCATTGCAATCCCCGTGAATAAATACCACTCTTAGGATATACAGTGAGTGGACTTTCTATAACAATTTGCCAGTCATATATCATATAATTCAATAAATGAAACTCAGCAGTCTCAAATAAAATATAATAATGTCGGTTACGTATATCCAAAAAGCATTCCAACCATAATTGCGGCAGTCATCACACCGATACCAAAGCCGCTGATACGAGCCATCGCCCGACGTGAATCAGCCTCATCCCAGTCACTCGGAGCTTCAAGATGCGTCTGCATTGCTCTCATTCCTGGACCAGCAATAACTGACGCTGACCACCCAAGTGCTCCAAACCCAAGTGCAAGTGTCCCAACAAGAAAAGCGGTATCAGCAGCTGTTGGGATACCGATGACATATGCACTCATAGAGACAGAAATAGTACCGAGCGTACAACCAACCAGCAGTGCGGTTCCAACAACTCGACCTCGAACAGTAACGAGAGAGTGTATCGAGAACATTGGTCGATCGTGAACTACCCTACCATACTCGCTCACGGCTGAGAACGTTCGCTTCTTGGGAAGAGGGCTTCCTGCTTGTACGACGCGCTTTGCAGACACAAAATGTGTGTCTGCAGGGAACGCAGCTTCCACATCCACAGGCGTTCGTTCGGAGTGAACGACTCCTACACCTACATCTTCGAGACCACACCGGAGAGGATCTTCCACGCCGCGTTCGAGTCTCTATCCGGTTCAATCCGTGGGATGAACCCCAGCGGTTTATTTGGCTTAGTATCATAAAACACATCTTTTCTTATTGTCGGCATTGTATCTCGTGTCTACTTTGCTATTCGGTCGCTTCGCCCGCTGCGTTGCTGCTCAACTGGGAGTTAGCGCCTAATTCCAGTTAATCTCTCAGACACCAGAGTCATGATTATTCCGGTCATTACGGTCAGTCAATTGCCTCACGCATTCGCGGGTCAAGCGCATCACGCATCCCATCACCGAGTAGATTAAATCCAAGCACGGTGATAGCGAGGAATAATCCCGGGAAGAAAGACATCCACCACTTTCCTGTGAGCAATCCATTCTCGACTCCCCGAGAGAGCATCAGCCCCCATGACGGAGCGCCTGCTTGTGCACCAAACCCAAGGAACGACAGTGCGGCGAGGTCAATAATTGCAAGTCCAAAGTTCAGGGTTGATTGGACAGTGATTGGTGCAATACAATTCGGGAGAACATGTCGAATGAGGACTCGAGGATCGTGTGAACCAAGTGCAATCGTTGCATCAACATATTCATCTTCGAGCACTTTAAGTGCCGCACCACGAACAACGCGTGCAAATCGTGGTGTATACACAAGTGTGAGTGCAAGGACAGCTTTCCAGAGCCCAGCACCAAAAATGGCGACAAGCGCAAGTGCAAGAAGTAATGATGGAAATGCAAGAAGCATATCCATTGTACGCATGATGATATTATCGGTGACATCGCCATAGTACGCGGCGATGATTCCAAGTCCAACTCCTAGTGCTGTCGAGGCACCAACCGCGATAGTACCGAATTTTAGTGCTAGCCATGATCCATACAATGTCCGTTTAAATATATCTCGGGCAGCGACATCAGTTCCAAAAAGATATTGATTCCACGCGGCCGGACCAGTCCACCCGGGTGGATGCCGATCCGGAATTGAGCTTCCAAGACGAGACCCAGTCAAAATATTCAAATCGAATGTAACTCGCGCAACGATGGCTATAGTGAAGATGCCGAGAATAATGCTCAATCCGACGATAGCAAGTCGATTTGATAACAGACTGGATATAAACGGTGATGCCAGTAATCGGTCAGCGAAACTTCGTGTGTCAGCGTCGGATGACGGCGAATCAGTTGCCATAGGTGATTATGATGGGTCGAATGTTCGTATGCAGGACTGTACATATAAACGCAAAGACGACTGGATAGTAGATATTGAACGTATTGCTATGGGTGACTCATTGTGCGTGTTCAGAATCGTGAAGCGTTGACAACGATATGGTATTGAATAAATCATTGGTCAATTCGTGGATCAAGATAGCTGTATGTGATATCAACACCAAAATTGACAAATGTAAAAAGCAATGCAAAGGTGAGTACTGTCCCTTGAACAAGTGGATAGTCGGAAGCGCCAATCGCACTGACAAGCATCGTTCCAATACCACCAATTCCAAACACAGTCTCAGTGAGAACTGCACCGCCCAATAATGTCCCGAACTGAATGCCAATCACTGTTACAACCGGAATTAACGCGTTTTGAAATCCGTGTTTAAGGATCGTTATTTTTGCGCCCTGTCCTTTTGCCCGAGCCGTCCGCATGTAGTCCTGTCTGACGACTTCAAGCATTGATGAGCGCATCATCCGAGATAACAACGCCATCTGATAGATTCCAAGAACAAGCACCGGTAATAACAGATGTCTTACTGCTGAAATAAATGCATCAAACTCACCAAGTAATAATGTATCGATTGTGACCATCCCGGTGAGCGGAAGCTCCATTCCGAATAATGACCATTGCTCCGAGAGGAAGATAGTTGAACCAATACGTCCACTTGTGGGGAGGATACCTAAAAAGGTCGAAAATAATAGAATAAGCAGTGGTCCGGACCAAAAGATCGGAACAGAGATACCAGTGAGTGCACCAACCCGGGTGAGATGGTCTGTAAGTGAGTCCTGTTTTACGGCTGATATTACACCAAGCGGAATGCCAAGAAGAATACCAGTTATTTGTCCATAAATCGCCAATTCAAGTGTCACGGGAAGTCGACTAGCAAGGACATTCTGAACTGGTTCCCCTTGTGCGATTTTATACGACTGACCGAAATCAAATGTTGCTGCATCAATCAAAAAGCGGATGTACTGAACCCAGAGTGGGTCATTAAGGCCGAGTTCACTCCGAACCTGTGCAACTTGCTGTGCGGAGGCGCGCTGACCGACAATAATTCGCGCTGGGTCACCAGGAGCAAGTTGGAGAATTGAAAACACAAGCGTTGCAACACCGAATAAAACTGGCACGAGTAACAGAACACGTCGAAAGAGGAACCGTTTTGATACCATATTATCGTTAGTCGAATGTGTGTGGGTGAATTCAGCAGAGATCTAATGTGATATTTTGTATGTGCGAAATTAAATCACGGATCATGATGTTCGTTACAGACACTGAGCGTGGATATCACAATCGCACCGATATTCCGAGATGGCTCACTGCAACTCAACCGTATTAAGGAAGGGTCCACCAACGGATGTGACAGTGTAGCTATCGGAGACAACAGCCTCATTGACGCCACGAAGTGTTTGTGCATAATCAATGAATACCCATGGAGCCTCCTCACGTGCAATCCGATTTGCTTCGACATACAACTCCTCACGTGTCGCATCATCGTAACTTCGCTGTGCCTCACGGACAAGTGACATATATTCAGAATGTGCCCATCCAGCAACGTTTAGTGGGCTATATCCTTCGGTATCGAAGCTGACCCAATTTTGTCCGTCTGGAACGGCATCGAGTGGGACTTTCGGATCAAGCAACACGTACATGAAATTATCAGGATCTGCGTTATCAGTGTACCATCCGAGGAAACAGGCGTCATGTCGCCCTTGATCTGTGTAGCTGAGATATGATGAGAATGTCGAAAACTGATTAATTTCAACGGTAAGCCCAATTTCTTCGAGATCTGAGCGGACTTGGTTTGCTGTTTCGACTGGACTTGGGTTGTATCCACGCGGATTTGAAAACGTGGCAAGCTCGAACTCAAATCCATCACCGTAGCCAGCCTCGTTAAGCAGACGACGAGCTTCATCCTTATCAGTTGGATATGGTTCGAGGTCCTCATTATGTCCAAGAACGTCTGGTGGGAGTGGCTGATCAGCTGTCGTTGCAAATCCCTGATAAATGCTGTCGACAATGGCTTGTGTATTAACTGCATATGAAACAGCTCGACGGACTTTCCGGCTTCGGAACTCCTCACGCCGGGATTGATTCATCGCCATATAGCCGACGTTGATTCCATTCTTTGAGGCGAGGCGTGCGGACCCGGCGTTTTCAAGTTGTTGAGAAGATTGCGAATCAAGATTATCAGTGATGTGTGAGCTTCCGTTGATAACATCCTGCACTCGCGTTGAGTTCTGACCAATGGTCTTAAACACGACTTGTTCAACATTTGGTCCGTTCCCCCAATAATCGGCGTTAGCCGAAAGAAGTACCCGCTGGTTGCTGTTATCAAGTTCCGAGAACTCGAAGGCACCGGTTCCTTGTGGCTCTGTCCCGAGTTGTACCTGATTATCGAGTGACTCGATTTGTGATTTTGAGAGAATAGCAGCCGCAAACATCGCGAGGTTACGCAAAAACGGTGCATATTGCTGCGTGAGTTCAATTGTGACCTCGTACTCTCCGGTCGCTTCAACTGTATCTACCCAATTACCAAAAGTAAACGGTCCATATCCTGATCTGTTTTCATCGCCAAGATAATGTTCATACTCGTTATCAGTAAATCGGCGAATTGTTGCGCGGACATCAGCTGCAGTAAATGATTCACCATTGTGAAATGTAACATCCTCACGGAGCGTTAGTGTCGCCGTTGTCCCCTCAAGTGAATATTCTGTTGCAAGCCCATCTCGAAGTTGTCCACCGCTTCCAGGAGTGAAGCCGACTAACTGGTCGTAGATTTGATTTGAAACTTTGGCAACTTCACCACTCGTTGTTTGCTGTGGATCGTAATTTTGTGGATGGTCACCACGGGCATATACAAGCGTTCCACTCAGGTCGGATTCAGCTTCATTACCACCCGTCGTTCCTGTCTCTGTCGTCTCATCACTTGCTGATCCATCGTCGCTTCCTGAACACCCTGCAAGGGTTGCTGCTGCTGCAGCACTTCCAGCGGTTGTAAGAAAGGTTCGCCGATCTATATTAGAGGACATAGATATATTGATATACACCGAGAAAGTCTGTTAAATGTTGCGTTAGTTACTCTTTCTAGTGGCAGTGACACTATTATTCCTCAATGTACAGATTGTCAAGGCGACTGCCTCAGGGCTTTGACGTTGATGTGACCCCAAAACAGGTTCACAATATACACTGTTCGCGGATTCAACAACATCAATCTGTGTTTGATCGTCGAACGTCGCCATAGGTTGTGTTCGTATCTGTGTTAGTGTTAGTGTTAGCGTTAGCGTCAGTGTCAGTATCTGTATCTATTATTTCAAGTGGTTCAACATTCATATCGTCATCGTATCGATGACAGGCGGTTGGATGCGCTTCTTCCGCAGTCGATATACCGGATGATGATAAGACACTCTCTTTCGACGTCTCGAATGCTGGTGATTGTTGCTCACATACACTCGCAAAGCGCTCATGAAGCCGCGTTGTAGCTGTCTCGAAGTCACCGTTTACCACCGCCTTGAGCGCGGTGTTCACCACACGACGGTTTTTTCCACTGAGTGGATTATTGATATATCTTTTGGAAAGAGTATCGATAAGTGCATCTTCATCTGTCACGCCTGTTTCTTCTTGAATTGCATCGACATCGATAGCAGCATTAGACACACGTTCACGTAGTGTCATTATATCACGATATGTTGATTGATCAATTTCAACATCATCGGGAGGGATAACCTCGGGACATCTCGTCCGGAAATGACATCCTGATGGTGGGTCAATAGGAGATGGAACATCGCCGTCAAGTATCACACGGTCTGTGTGTGCTGTTGGGTCAGGAACAGGAATTGCAGACAGCAGCGCGCGGGTGTAGGGGTGCTGTGGCGTTGTAAAGAGTGTTTCCGTTGGCGCAATCTCAACAATTTCGCCGAGATACATCACGGCGATACGATCACAAATATGTCTGACAACACTGAGATCATGTGCGATGAAGAGGAAGGTAAGTCCAAATTCGGATTGTAGATCTTTGAGTAGATTAAGTATCTGAGCTTGCACAGACACGTCAAGCGCTGATACAGGTTCATCACAGATAATAAACTCTGGGTCGACGGCAATTGCACGGGCAATGCCTACACGCTGCCGCTGCCCACCTGAGAGTTCATGTGGATATCGATCGCGCTGATTTGGGTCCAATCCAACAGCGTTCAACAATTCTGTGACACGTTGTTTGCGTGTAGTTTGATTTGATGAATTGGTATCTGCAGGAAGATCGTGAATCTGTAGCGGTTCAGCAATGATCTGTTCAACTCTCATCCGTGGATCAAGTGACGACATTGGATCCTGAAAGATCATCTGGAGATCGCATCGCCGTTTGCGTAATTCGCTTTTCGACAGATCTGTGAGATCATCACCAGCAAAAACCACTCGACCATCTGTTGGTTCAATTAATTGGAGGATACTTTGTCCGGTCGTTGATTTCCCACAGCCCGACTCACCGACTAATCCAACCGTTTCCCCCTTATACACTGTTAAATCGACGCCATCGACGGCTTTGACACGCTCAGTATCGAGTTCGAGATATTTATCAAGCGGGCTTTCCGATTGCAGAAAATGTTTTTGCAGTCCATCAACCTCAAGGATGGGGTCACTGGTTTGCATTGTCGTCTCAGCTGTGAGATCTGCATCTGTTCCATACTCGTCTTCATTAAATTCGTCAAGAATACACTTTGCGCGATGATCAACATCTGCAGGACCATGTTGACGAGATGCAATATCACCATGACGGCACGCTGGTTCTGCCCATGGACACCGTGGAGCGAAATTACATCCTTCTGGCAT from Haloquadratum walsbyi C23 harbors:
- the gatE gene encoding Glu-tRNA(Gln) amidotransferase subunit GatE — its product is MTATSANSDVDSEKTTTDDDTEYDYADLGLVAGLEIHQQLNTETKLFCECPTQSRDPEAATYSFTRYLHPTTSELGELDKAALEESQVKREFEYLGYDSTCLVEADEEPPHRLDTEAQNVALQIADLLEMEPVDQAHVMRKLVIDGSNTSGFQRSTLIAQDGTIQTDAGAVGIEDLLLEEESAQRIEERDGAVTFSLDRLGIPLVEIGTRPDIATPEQAQDAAEQIGMLLRSTGSVKRGLGTIRQDVNVSIAEGARVEIKGVQALDQIDEIVRQEVARQVELVDIQTELLRRDADVGEIQDVSTVFTDTDSGVIASTLADDGMVAAVPLYGFDRLVGRELQPDRRLGTELSDHAGRYGAGGIFHTDELPAYGISESEINSLYNAVDAGENDAVALVAADPETAEQAAAAVAERAADAISGVPEETRDANDDGTTRYLRPLPGAARMYPETDVPPVTFDIGDIETPELLTERVERYQSKLNLDPGLAEQIAYGRRMPLFETAVDMGIDPTFAASLLTATLTELRRDGVAVETLTDDHLLSVMQLVSADELAKEGVGPVITKLTEDPTRSAADAVEAAGLSGVSESEVRSAVIDVVERNAEQVDEEGMAAFSALMGEAMGALRGKADGEIVSDVLRETIQKRM
- a CDS encoding HVO_2901 family zinc finger protein, translated to MPALQYGRETGRDKLECRRCGAQFPEGQATDDGWHYVCPECEEGRGIGDGLRVC
- a CDS encoding class II fumarate hydratase, which produces MADDYRVERDSLGEIQVPADAYWGAQTQRAIENFPLSGITFGRRFIRALGIVKKAAAQANRDLDLIDADTADAIVAAADEVIAGEFDDQFPVDIFQTGSGTSSNMNANEVIANRAAEILDKSIGERAVHPNDDVNFGQSSNDVIPTAMHIAADEAVTKDLLPALDTLESELASQAEAFDDVIKTGRTHLQDATPISLGQEFDGYKTQIKKGISRVETVTDHLSELALGGTAVGTGLNTHPEFPTRATEYISTETTISFQPADSHFEAQAAHDAMSEAHGALRTVAGSLNKIANDLRLLASGPRNGLGEIDQPENQPGSSIMPGKINPVIAEAVNQAHKQVVGNDAAVAAGAAEGQIDLNLYKPVIAHNFLQSAMLLSNASTVFAERFIAKLDANEAVCETQVDQSLALVTALNPTIGYDKASKVAKKALKEDATVRDVVIEQGYLSPTKADTVLNPETMTHRGILGENDDQADNDDTEDTTDAQ
- a CDS encoding BolA family protein; protein product: MDSAEVEAQIESEIPDATATVSLPRTPDENHEDSHFAAVIVSPAFENKSLVEQHELVYDALGDAMTTEIHALEMKTYTPDEYDQTASVE
- a CDS encoding DUF7268 family protein, with translation MFSIHSLVTVRGRVVGTALLVGCTLGTISVSMSAYVIGIPTAADTAFLVGTLALGFGALGWSASVIAGPGMRAMQTHLEAPSDWDEADSRRAMARISGFGIGVMTAAIMVGMLFGYT
- a CDS encoding ABC transporter permease, with amino-acid sequence MATDSPSSDADTRSFADRLLASPFISSLLSNRLAIVGLSIILGIFTIAIVARVTFDLNILTGSRLGSSIPDRHPPGWTGPAAWNQYLFGTDVAARDIFKRTLYGSWLALKFGTIAVGASTALGVGLGIIAAYYGDVTDNIIMRTMDMLLAFPSLLLALALVAIFGAGLWKAVLALTLVYTPRFARVVRGAALKVLEDEYVDATIALGSHDPRVLIRHVLPNCIAPITVQSTLNFGLAIIDLAALSFLGFGAQAGAPSWGLMLSRGVENGLLTGKWWMSFFPGLFLAITVLGFNLLGDGMRDALDPRMREAID
- a CDS encoding ABC transporter permease, with protein sequence MVSKRFLFRRVLLLVPVLFGVATLVFSILQLAPGDPARIIVGQRASAQQVAQVRSELGLNDPLWVQYIRFLIDAATFDFGQSYKIAQGEPVQNVLASRLPVTLELAIYGQITGILLGIPLGVISAVKQDSLTDHLTRVGALTGISVPIFWSGPLLILLFSTFLGILPTSGRIGSTIFLSEQWSLFGMELPLTGMVTIDTLLLGEFDAFISAVRHLLLPVLVLGIYQMALLSRMMRSSMLEVVRQDYMRTARAKGQGAKITILKHGFQNALIPVVTVIGIQFGTLLGGAVLTETVFGIGGIGTMLVSAIGASDYPLVQGTVLTFALLFTFVNFGVDITYSYLDPRIDQ
- a CDS encoding ABC transporter substrate-binding protein; protein product: MSMSSNIDRRTFLTTAGSAAAAATLAGCSGSDDGSASDETTETGTTGGNEAESDLSGTLVYARGDHPQNYDPQQTTSGEVAKVSNQIYDQLVGFTPGSGGQLRDGLATEYSLEGTTATLTLREDVTFHNGESFTAADVRATIRRFTDNEYEHYLGDENRSGYGPFTFGNWVDTVEATGEYEVTIELTQQYAPFLRNLAMFAAAILSKSQIESLDNQVQLGTEPQGTGAFEFSELDNSNQRVLLSANADYWGNGPNVEQVVFKTIGQNSTRVQDVINGSSHITDNLDSQSSQQLENAGSARLASKNGINVGYMAMNQSRREEFRSRKVRRAVSYAVNTQAIVDSIYQGFATTADQPLPPDVLGHNEDLEPYPTDKDEARRLLNEAGYGDGFEFELATFSNPRGYNPSPVETANQVRSDLEEIGLTVEINQFSTFSSYLSYTDQGRHDACFLGWYTDNADPDNFMYVLLDPKVPLDAVPDGQNWVSFDTEGYSPLNVAGWAHSEYMSLVREAQRSYDDATREELYVEANRIAREEAPWVFIDYAQTLRGVNEAVVSDSYTVTSVGGPFLNTVELQ